In Falco cherrug isolate bFalChe1 chromosome 2, bFalChe1.pri, whole genome shotgun sequence, the following are encoded in one genomic region:
- the TMSB4X gene encoding thymosin beta-4 — protein sequence MSDKPDMAEIEKFDKSKLKKTETQEKNPLPSKETIEQEKQAGES from the exons ATGTCCGACAAACCAGACATGGCTGAGATCGAGAAATTTGACAAGTCCAAATTGAAGAAGACAGAGACGCAAGAGAAAAACCCGCTGCCTTCAAAAGAAA cAATTGAACAGGAGAAGCAAGCGGGTGAATCGTAA